From a region of the Osmia lignaria lignaria isolate PbOS001 chromosome 10, iyOsmLign1, whole genome shotgun sequence genome:
- the LOC117610694 gene encoding uncharacterized protein LOC117610694 isoform X2, translated as MRIEVLNTLVAVVLLTAVLCPRLAAANNLTLSFSPRKTREHPFRGHISRRTQTLDDPTKRYREILRQEGGEHGLPVDCCPTVEEMVEPVGGRNRENMYVQLYRDGQNAQRFFEYSCKPEVLDKPCRFIDRKFSNQSRCVQKFSYTYAIVENSGSTGGKEEHGRHRHRERLIPTFAGNTVGGSMWTLDYIKVRSGCSCEVSPKPKKKKKFKKSRPRDQDFDLEP; from the exons GTGGTTTTGCTGACCGCAGTCCTGTGCCCGCGGCTTGCTGCCGCCAACAACCTGACTTTATCCTTCTCCCCTCGTAAGACCAGGGAACATCCTTTCAGAGGACATATCTCTCGCAG GACGCAGACCTTGGACGACCCGACCAAGCGGTATCGAGAGATTCTGCGACAGGAAGGAGGCGAGCACGGCCTTCCAGTCGATTGCTGCCCTACGGTGGAGGAAATGGTGGAACCGGTCGGCGGTCGAAATCGGGAAAACATGTACGTCCAGCTGTATCGGGATGGCCAGAACGCCCAGAGGTTCTTCGAGTACTCCTGCAAGCCAGAAGTCCTCGACAAGCCGTGCCGGTTCATCGACCGGAAGTTCAGTAACCAGTCCAGATGTGTGCAGAAGTTCTCGTACACTTACGCTATCGTTGAAAATTCTGGATCTACG GGTGGAAAGGAAGAACACGGGAGGCACCGGCACAGAGAACGGCTAATCCCCACGTTTGCTGGGAACACAGTGGGTGGATCAATGTGGACGTTGGATTACATCAAGGTGCGAAGCGGTTGCAGCTGCGAGGTCAGCCCGAaaccgaagaagaagaagaagtttaaGAAGAGCAGGCCAAGGGACCAAGACTTCGATCTGGAGCCGTGA
- the LOC117610694 gene encoding uncharacterized protein LOC117610694 isoform X1, producing MVPVGIRATLLLVVLLTAVLCPRLAAANNLTLSFSPRKTREHPFRGHISRRTQTLDDPTKRYREILRQEGGEHGLPVDCCPTVEEMVEPVGGRNRENMYVQLYRDGQNAQRFFEYSCKPEVLDKPCRFIDRKFSNQSRCVQKFSYTYAIVENSGSTGGKEEHGRHRHRERLIPTFAGNTVGGSMWTLDYIKVRSGCSCEVSPKPKKKKKFKKSRPRDQDFDLEP from the exons GTGGTTTTGCTGACCGCAGTCCTGTGCCCGCGGCTTGCTGCCGCCAACAACCTGACTTTATCCTTCTCCCCTCGTAAGACCAGGGAACATCCTTTCAGAGGACATATCTCTCGCAG GACGCAGACCTTGGACGACCCGACCAAGCGGTATCGAGAGATTCTGCGACAGGAAGGAGGCGAGCACGGCCTTCCAGTCGATTGCTGCCCTACGGTGGAGGAAATGGTGGAACCGGTCGGCGGTCGAAATCGGGAAAACATGTACGTCCAGCTGTATCGGGATGGCCAGAACGCCCAGAGGTTCTTCGAGTACTCCTGCAAGCCAGAAGTCCTCGACAAGCCGTGCCGGTTCATCGACCGGAAGTTCAGTAACCAGTCCAGATGTGTGCAGAAGTTCTCGTACACTTACGCTATCGTTGAAAATTCTGGATCTACG GGTGGAAAGGAAGAACACGGGAGGCACCGGCACAGAGAACGGCTAATCCCCACGTTTGCTGGGAACACAGTGGGTGGATCAATGTGGACGTTGGATTACATCAAGGTGCGAAGCGGTTGCAGCTGCGAGGTCAGCCCGAaaccgaagaagaagaagaagtttaaGAAGAGCAGGCCAAGGGACCAAGACTTCGATCTGGAGCCGTGA
- the oys gene encoding lysophospholipid acyltransferase 6, whose amino-acid sequence MTAIVEDYYDGSRTFQRLADLIGVPIDQVNFLVTQFSALILAGILRNFLSPTKVSPTTRHVFGLVNGLLLGYFCFGRQAIHLAGLPILCYIVMCTQNPRNMQNFVLATALIYLSCVHYHRQIYNYGSYTLDITGPLMVITQKVTSLVYNVHDGLMRSEEELTPTQRHQAVKKMPMVLEYFSYVFHFQALMAGPVIYYRDYMDFIYGRMPSKLDDPKDNDKNSNDRAVIVNPPSPTWVVIKKVLASLLCALMFVIFIPAYPIQRLKEDDFLYSTTVFYKIWYLIISTTLVRFKYYHAWIFADAICNNSGLGFSGYNEKGKAVWDATSNVDIFGFEVSQSLKMSIEHWNKGTNRWLRSVVYERVKHNKLIYTYVLSAIWHGFYPGYYLTFANGAFITMVSRTARRKIRPYFLGSKGKKFLYDTISFIATRIIMAYITFSFVLLEFIPSIKVYLSLYMFPHIVGIAILLIAPRLPKVPSQTSSTETKSNSNSQELINGTARKSM is encoded by the exons ATGACCGCGATCGTGGAGGATTATTACGACGGTTCCCGGACTTTTCAGCGGCTCGCAGATCTTATCGGTGTGCCGATCGATCAG GTGAATTTTTTAGTAACACAGTTCTCGGCATTGATATTGGCTGGAATTTTAAGGAACTTCCTTAGCCCTACCAAAGTATCACCAACTACTAGACATGTGTTTGGTCTTGTCAATGGTCTGCTGCTTGGATATTTCTGCTTTGGCAG ACAGGCGATACACCTTGCAGGCCTTCCCATCTTATGTTACATAGTAATGTGTACGCAAAATCCTCGTAATATGCAGAA TTTTGTGCTGGCGACAGCGTTGATCTACTTATCGTGTGTACATTATCATCGACAAATATATAATTACGGATCGTACACTCTTGACATCACCG GACCACTTATGGTAATCACACAGAAAGTAACCAGCCTCGTGTACAATGTACACGACGGTTTAATGCGATCCGAAGAGGAACTCACGCCAACGCAGCGTCATCAAGCCGTGAA AAAGATGCCGATGGTCTTGGAATATTTTAGTTACGTCTTCCACTTTCAAGCCCTAATGGCCGGACCAGTGATATATTATCGCGATTACATGGATTTCATTTATGGACGTATGCCATCGAAACTTGATGACCCAAAA GATAACGACAAAAATTCCAATGACCGCGCGGTAATAGTTAACCCACCATCCCCTACATGGGTGGTAATCAAAAAGGTCTTAGCGAGTTTATTATGTGCGCTTATGTTCGTGATTTTCATTCCAGCATATCCAATTCAAAGACTGAAAG aGGATGACTTCTTGTACAGCACGACAGTGTTCTACAAGATATGGTATTTAATCATTTCGACGACGCTTGTTCGTTTTAAATATTATCATGCTTGGATATTCGCTGACGCTATTTGCAATAACTCCGGGCTCGGCTTCAGCGGGTATAACGAGAAAGGGAAAGCTGTATGGGATGCAACTTCTAACGTCGATATCTTTGGTTTCGAG GTGTCGCAGAGTTTGAAGATGTCCATCGAGCATTGGAATAAAGGAACAAATCGGTGGCTTAGATCGGTCGTGTACGAGAGAGTGAAACACAATAAgcttatatatacatatgttctTTCAGCCATATGGCATGGTTTCTATCCGGGTTACTATTTGACCTTTGCCAATGGAGCTTTTATCACTATGGTATCGCGTACC GCTCGTCGCAAAATTCGCCCATACTTTTTAGGCTCGAAAGGGAAAAAGTTCCTGTACGACACAATCTCATTCATCGCAACGCGAATCATAATGGCCTACATAACGTTTAGCTTTGTACTTCTGGAGTTCATACCAAGTATCAAAGTATATTT ATCTCTATACATGTTTCCACATATCGTGGGTATAGCGATATTACTGATCGCACCTCGTCTTCCGAAAGTTCCTTCACAGACGAGTTCAACCGAAACAAAATCCAACTCAAACTCTCAGGAATTAATTAACGGGACTGCGCGAAAGTCtatgtaa
- the LOC117611670 gene encoding hymenoptaecin, with protein sequence MKFIALAVALFCAVAYVTAEFGEEQLLETYNPVRFRREANPQGSVVIRGEKPLSGPDRRPSLDIDYQQRIIDRNGLNANAYGGLNVRPGQSAQPHVGLNAERRFKDGFIGGFGQVQRGPGGRPSPTFGLNGGFRFRRDVDEVVEQGEEE encoded by the exons ATGAAGTTCATCGCTCTCGCAGTGGCTCTTTTCTGTGCGGTAGCATACGTTACCGCTGAATTTGGGGAAGAACAATTACTAGAAACTTAC AATCCAGTTCGTTTTCGTCGCGAGGCTAATCCTCAGGGTTCAGTCGTCATCAGGGGTGAGAAACCCCTGAGTGGTCCAGATCGCCGACCATCCCTGGACATCGACTACCAACAACGGATCATTGACAGGAATGGACTAAATGCAAATGCTTATGGAGGCTTGAATGTCCGTCCAGGACAATCTGCTCAACCTCATGTAGGCCTTAATGCCGAGCGTAGGTTCAAGGATGGTTTCATCGGTGGATTCGGTCAAGTTCAACGTGGCCCTGGTGGAAGACCTTCGCCTACCTTCGGTTTAAACGGTGGATTCAGATTCAGACGCGATGTTGACGAGGTCGTGGAACAGGGAGAAGAAGAGTAA
- the Tim8 gene encoding translocase of inner membrane 8, whose amino-acid sequence MSDSSLQDSQIAGADSELQEFFLAEKQKAQFQAQIREFNDICWDKCVEKPGVKLDSRTETCLSNCVDRFIDVSLLITNRFGQVLQKVLEN is encoded by the exons ATGTCCGATAGTAGTCTTCAAGACAGCCAGATTGCAGGAGCAGATTCTGAATTACAAGAATTTTTTCTAGCTGAAAAACAAAAAGCGCAATTCCAAGCACAG ATTCGTGAATTCAACGACATTTGTTGGGATAAATGTGTTGAAAAACCAGGAGTCAAATTGGACAGTCGAACAGAAACATGTTTGAGCAATTGTGTTGATAGATTTATAGATGTTTCTCTTTTAATCACAAATCGTTTTGGACAAGTTTTACAAAaagttttagaaaattaa
- the Ufsp2 gene encoding UFM1 specific peptidase 2 — MAPQLQILSNVIERLKSINDGVTGHLYGVMYNNTLTVLTFSINVLNNTEVNINHTTLQLHMPAEVYLCGILHVGQCEEKMPDSFQDIDITDNPLFLKYTHDSLKVEAYFYIHQKLETVDDVNVINENDIYQEFTYIRLKGSLPLIVQNGNVTEVLEEIRRNIASGKIGIQFPSNNTFLSNNDNGIKDTSLKELLDMHEHYEGSKNIKRGIMRSTGVVDAVNANIFLKISGDRLTEENIKCAPVLQYIKRPFNSLECNLLVDTLSLANLNMSPADLYGVLVESMCRNIKLIEKCFEDQLQNSEVIKLPVPLHFKAQGFGHLLTVVYPKGYTDKETMKYREDLHIILGLEMDKPYFRYGNALKFYDSQAENILINPHEAIQQNHDAASNSRKVSIVQGLYAYHHYMQDNFDDNGWGCAYRSLQTIVSWYRLQGYTDIPIPSHSTIQKCLVNIGDKPSNFVNSKQWIGSTEVGFVLESLLGISVKILCASTGEEVSALAVNLLHHFQTQSTPVMIGGGVLAHTILGVSYDEISGDVKFLILDPHYTGSEHLPTIINKGWCGWKTKDFWKNDAFYNMCLPQRPVCI; from the exons ATGGCACCGCAATTGCAAATTTTATCCAACGTTATAGAG CGATTGAAAAGTATAAACGATGGGGTAACTGGTCATCTGTATGGTGTTATGTACAATAATACGTTAACGGTCTTAACATTTAGTATAAATGTATTAAACAACACTGAAGTTAATATAAATCATACAACATTACAATTACATATGCCAGCAGAGGTATACCTCTGTGGGATCTTACATGTTGGTCAGTGTGAAGAAAAAATGCCTGATTCATTTCAA gATATAGATATCACAGATAACCCCCTATTTTTGAAATACACTCATGATAGTTTAAAGGTAGAagcatatttttatattcacCAGAAACTTGAAACTGTTGATGATGTAAAtgttattaatgaaaatgatatctATCAAGAATTCACATACATTAGATTAAAAGGAAGCTTGCCTTTGATCGTGCAAAATGGTAATGTAACAGAAGTATTGgaagaaataagaagaaat ATTGCATCAGGAAAAATAGGAATTCAGTTTCCATCAAACAATACTTTTCTTTCCAATAATGATAATGGTATAAAAGATACATCCCTGAAAGAACTTCTAGATATGCATGAACATTATGAaggatccaaaaatattaaaagaggCATTATGCGATCTACGGGAGTTGTG GATGCTGTAAATgccaatatatttttaaaaatttctgggGATAGACtgacagaggaaaatattaaatgtgCCCCAGTTCTTcaatacataaaaa GACCATTTAATAGTTTGGAGTGTAATTTGTTGGTTGACACATTATCTTTGGCCAATCTTAACATGAGTCCTGCAGATTTATATGGAGTATTGGTTGAATCTATGtgtagaaatattaaattaatagaaaagtgCTTTGAAGACCAGCTCCAAAATTCAGAAGTGATCAAACTTCCAGTACCTCTACATTTTAAAGCTCAAGGTTTTGGTCATTTACTGACAGTAGTTTATCCAAAGGGTTATACTGATAAAGAAACAA tgaAATACCGTGAAGATTTACATATAATTTTGGGATTAGAGATGGATAAACCGTATTTTCGTTATGGAAATGCTCTGAAATTTTACGATTCACAAGCGGAAAATATATTGATAAATCCTCATGAAGCAATTCAGCAAAATCATG ACGCGGCAAGTAATAGCCGAAAAGTAAGTATTGTGCAAGGTTTATATGCATATCATCATTACATGCAAGACAATTTTGATGATAATGGCTGGGGATGTGCATACAGATCGTTACAAACAATTGTTTCATGGTACAG ATTACAAGGTTATACTGACATACCAATCCCTTCTCATTCTACAATACAAAAATGTTTAGTGAACATAGGAGACAAACCTTCAAATTTTGTCAATAGTAAACAATGGATTGGTTCCACAGAAGTAGGTTTTGTACTAGAAAGTCTTTTAGGTATCAGTGTTAAAATACTCTGTGCATCTACAGGTGAAGAAGTATCGGCATTAGCTGTGAACCTTCTGCATCATTTTCAGACACAGAGTACACCAGTAATGATTG GTGGTGGAGTTTTAGCTCATACAATTTTAGGAGTCAGTTATGATGAAATTAGTGGAGATGTAAAATTCTTAATTCTAGACCCACATTATACAGGTTCAGAACATTTACCAACTATAATAAATAAAGGTTGGTGTGGGTGGAAGACAAAAGATTTTTGGAAAAATGATGCATTTTATAATATGTGTCTGCCTCAGAGACCAGTGTGCATATGA
- the LOC117611665 gene encoding tyrosine-protein kinase CSK isoform X1 — MPTYHNAGGGYPNVSAAARQAKLDGNQNHHTIPSNVTSHPLIQNSTQHNVPSNLSASNIPSHPVSPTMTTHSNVTSPNITSHMNTGSPPVILTSTNLANPSNPAVLSANPRHEVKLNAMPWFHGKISRETAERLLRPREDGLFLVRESTNFPGDYTLCVCYQGRVQHYRVKYKNNQLTIDDEEFFENLALLVEHYEQDADGLCTQLTKSLPKQGKQDFCVDPKAFVEAGWVIQTHELELRECIGKGEFGDVLLGVYRGERVAVKMLKDNSEAAQRFLAEASLMTSLIHDNLVKLLGLVFNNQHMYLVTEYMSKGSLVDYLRSRGRLHVSKKDQINFAYDTCAGMAYLESRHVVHRDLAARNVLVAEDNSAKVSDFGLARDENFSLEGGKLPIKWTAPEALKQNKFSNKSDMWSFGILLWEIYSFGRVPYPRIPLADVVKCVEKGYKMEPPDGCPHEVYDIMRQAWDLQPEKRPTFYDIKIVLGQLKAEYTKGVN, encoded by the exons ATGCCAACGTACCACAATGCGGGTGGCGGATACCCGAATGTGTCAGCGGCAGCGCGGCAAGCGAAGCTCGATGGCAATCAAAATCATCATACGATCCCCTCAAACGTAACGTCCCATCCCCTTATACAAAATAGCACGCAACACAACGTTCCTTCCAACTTGTCTGCAAGCAACATTCCGTCCCATCCAGTATCACCGACAATGACTACGCATTCGAACGTCACTTCTCCTAATATTACCAGTCACATGAACACCGGATCACCACCGGTAATCCTCACCTCGACGAACCTCGCCAATCCTAGCAATCCCGCTGTGTTATCAGCGAATCCGAGGCACGAGGTCAAACTCAACGCTATGCC ATGGTTCCATGGGAAAATATCGAGGGAAACTGCCGAGAGATTGTTGCGACCGAGAGAAGACGGTCTGTTCCTAGTCCGGGAGTCGACCAATTTCCCTGGCGACTATACCTTGTGCGTGTGCTATCAGGGTCGCGTACAGCATTATCGTGTAAAATACAAGAACAATCAGCTGACGATCGATGACGAAGAGTTCTTCGAGAACTTGGCCTTGTTGGTCGAACATTACGAACAAGACGCGGACGGATTGTGTACGCAGTTGACCAAGTCGTTGCCGAAACAGGGTAAACAAGACTTTTGTGTGGATCCAAAGGCGTTCGTGGAGGCTGGTTGGGTGATCCAGACTCACGAGTTAGAATTAAGAGAGTGTATCGGTAAAGGAGAATTCGGAGACGTGCTGTTAGGGGTCTATCGAGGCGAGAGAGTTGCCGTGAAGATGTTGAAAGACAACAGCGAGGCAGCGCAGAGGTTTCTTGCCGAAGCTAGTCTAATGACATCATTGATTCACGACAATCTGGTTAAACTGCTCGGTCTTGTTTTCAATAATCAACACATGTACCTGGTTACCGAGTATATGAGCAAAGGATCCCTGGTGGATTACCTGAGATCGCGTGGGAGATTGCACGTTTCCAAAAAGGATCAAATCAATTTTGCGTA CGATACATGCGCAGGCATGGCGTATTTGGAATCCAGACACGTAGTGCACCGGGATTTGGCCGCGAGAAACGTCCTCGTAGCGGAGGATAACTCGGCGAAGGTGTCGGACTTCGGTTTGGCGAGGGACGAAAACTTTTCTCTCGAAGGTGGAAAATTGCCCATCAAGTGGACTGCACCAGAAGCTTTAAAGCAAAAT AAGTTTTCAAATAAGTCTGATATGTGGAGTTTTGGGATACTCTTGTGGGAGATCTACTCGTTCGGGCGCGTACCATATCCACGAATT CCATTAGCCGATGTTGTAAAGTGCGTGGAGAAAGGATATAAAATGGAGCCACCCGATGGTTGTCCACACGAGGTTTACGATATCATGAGACAA GCATGGGACTTACAACCTGAAAAACGACCTACCTTTTACGATATAAAAATAGTGCTGGGCCAACTGAAAGCCGAGTACACCAAAGGTGTGAATTAA
- the LOC117611665 gene encoding tyrosine-protein kinase CSK isoform X2, with the protein MPTYHNAGGGYPNVSAAARQAKLDGNQNHHTIPSNVTSHPLIQNSTQHNVPSNLSASNIPSHPVSPTMTTHSNVTSPNITSHMNTGSPPVILTSTNLANPSNPAVLSANPRHEVKLNAMPWFHGKISRETAERLLRPREDGLFLVRESTNFPGDYTLCVCYQGRVQHYRVKYKNNQLTIDDEEFFENLALLVEHYEQDADGLCTQLTKSLPKQGKQDFCVDPKAFVEAGWVIQTHELELRECIGKGEFGDVLLGVYRGERVAVKMLKDNSEAAQRFLAEASLMTSLIHDNLVKLLGLVFNNQHMYLVTEYMSKGSLVDYLRSRGRLHVSKKDQINFAYDTCAGMAYLESRHVVHRDLAARNVLVAEDNSAKVSDFGLARDENFSLEGGKLPIKWTAPEALKQNFSNKSDMWSFGILLWEIYSFGRVPYPRIPLADVVKCVEKGYKMEPPDGCPHEVYDIMRQAWDLQPEKRPTFYDIKIVLGQLKAEYTKGVN; encoded by the exons ATGCCAACGTACCACAATGCGGGTGGCGGATACCCGAATGTGTCAGCGGCAGCGCGGCAAGCGAAGCTCGATGGCAATCAAAATCATCATACGATCCCCTCAAACGTAACGTCCCATCCCCTTATACAAAATAGCACGCAACACAACGTTCCTTCCAACTTGTCTGCAAGCAACATTCCGTCCCATCCAGTATCACCGACAATGACTACGCATTCGAACGTCACTTCTCCTAATATTACCAGTCACATGAACACCGGATCACCACCGGTAATCCTCACCTCGACGAACCTCGCCAATCCTAGCAATCCCGCTGTGTTATCAGCGAATCCGAGGCACGAGGTCAAACTCAACGCTATGCC ATGGTTCCATGGGAAAATATCGAGGGAAACTGCCGAGAGATTGTTGCGACCGAGAGAAGACGGTCTGTTCCTAGTCCGGGAGTCGACCAATTTCCCTGGCGACTATACCTTGTGCGTGTGCTATCAGGGTCGCGTACAGCATTATCGTGTAAAATACAAGAACAATCAGCTGACGATCGATGACGAAGAGTTCTTCGAGAACTTGGCCTTGTTGGTCGAACATTACGAACAAGACGCGGACGGATTGTGTACGCAGTTGACCAAGTCGTTGCCGAAACAGGGTAAACAAGACTTTTGTGTGGATCCAAAGGCGTTCGTGGAGGCTGGTTGGGTGATCCAGACTCACGAGTTAGAATTAAGAGAGTGTATCGGTAAAGGAGAATTCGGAGACGTGCTGTTAGGGGTCTATCGAGGCGAGAGAGTTGCCGTGAAGATGTTGAAAGACAACAGCGAGGCAGCGCAGAGGTTTCTTGCCGAAGCTAGTCTAATGACATCATTGATTCACGACAATCTGGTTAAACTGCTCGGTCTTGTTTTCAATAATCAACACATGTACCTGGTTACCGAGTATATGAGCAAAGGATCCCTGGTGGATTACCTGAGATCGCGTGGGAGATTGCACGTTTCCAAAAAGGATCAAATCAATTTTGCGTA CGATACATGCGCAGGCATGGCGTATTTGGAATCCAGACACGTAGTGCACCGGGATTTGGCCGCGAGAAACGTCCTCGTAGCGGAGGATAACTCGGCGAAGGTGTCGGACTTCGGTTTGGCGAGGGACGAAAACTTTTCTCTCGAAGGTGGAAAATTGCCCATCAAGTGGACTGCACCAGAAGCTTTAAAGCAAAAT TTTTCAAATAAGTCTGATATGTGGAGTTTTGGGATACTCTTGTGGGAGATCTACTCGTTCGGGCGCGTACCATATCCACGAATT CCATTAGCCGATGTTGTAAAGTGCGTGGAGAAAGGATATAAAATGGAGCCACCCGATGGTTGTCCACACGAGGTTTACGATATCATGAGACAA GCATGGGACTTACAACCTGAAAAACGACCTACCTTTTACGATATAAAAATAGTGCTGGGCCAACTGAAAGCCGAGTACACCAAAGGTGTGAATTAA